Proteins encoded by one window of Sphingosinicella sp. BN140058:
- a CDS encoding ABC-three component system middle component 2: MGLTLPIAQPQLFNTPLEAGVRALIILDAFAPQAFDLATMSLLDYYIVHTGDVGGPPSLHPEINARAGEYFVRRHLVEEGLLLMARASLVEQVFTGSGIAFRAHETATAMIDLFGSAYNRRLAKAAQWLAREAADQGVDVFIQGLKDGLERWSHEIVGRAPDNV; this comes from the coding sequence GTGGGCCTGACCTTGCCCATCGCCCAGCCGCAACTCTTCAACACTCCGCTCGAAGCAGGCGTGCGGGCGCTTATCATTCTCGACGCCTTTGCGCCCCAGGCCTTCGACCTCGCGACCATGTCGCTACTGGACTATTACATTGTCCACACCGGCGACGTTGGCGGCCCACCCAGTCTTCACCCCGAGATCAATGCCCGTGCCGGCGAGTATTTCGTGCGCCGACACCTGGTTGAAGAGGGCCTGCTGCTGATGGCCCGCGCATCGCTTGTCGAACAGGTCTTTACGGGCAGCGGCATCGCGTTTCGGGCGCACGAAACGGCAACAGCGATGATCGATCTTTTCGGTAGCGCCTATAATCGCCGCCTCGCCAAAGCGGCCCAATGGCTCGCACGGGAGGCTGCTGATCAAGGTGTCGACGTCTTCATCCAAGGTCTGAAGGACGGTCTGGAGCGCTGGTCTCACGAGATCGTCGGCAGGGCTCCGGATAATGTCTGA
- a CDS encoding ABC-three component system protein — MAFNEDRQILNLSDSELEDLIKKWLAKLADTYVGFERPTASADMGRDAVGFLSARRYDGNWHNYQCKHLKAPLGKAEFVTELGKIFYYADKGEFTLPTKYIFVCPNSAVRDVKKVIDRPSLIADFVVDNWDAYCLNRISTTPCPLTPAITTAIRAYAFENVELWKASELVEKPQMRAVLHELLDIDPGEAPRVRVADVPEDVADEESAYVTQLVAVFAAASGAAFATYSEVVANATYGPQIVNARRRYLERQAFRRHFRDNLPASQIDNVDEDVHETVIDRYHALGTAPPYERLTQIMEVASFAQITGALGRHNRVTPSVKQGACHHFANVGRMPWA, encoded by the coding sequence ATGGCATTCAACGAAGATCGCCAGATCCTGAATTTATCGGACAGCGAGCTCGAAGATCTGATCAAGAAGTGGCTCGCGAAGCTTGCGGACACCTATGTCGGATTCGAACGTCCAACCGCATCGGCGGACATGGGTCGCGACGCCGTTGGCTTTCTTTCGGCGCGCCGATACGATGGTAACTGGCACAACTACCAGTGCAAGCATCTCAAGGCGCCCTTGGGCAAGGCCGAGTTTGTCACTGAACTCGGCAAAATCTTCTATTACGCCGACAAGGGCGAATTTACGCTGCCCACCAAATACATCTTCGTCTGCCCCAATTCGGCAGTTCGGGACGTCAAGAAGGTGATCGACCGACCGTCGCTCATCGCGGACTTCGTGGTCGACAACTGGGACGCCTATTGCCTCAATCGCATATCGACGACGCCATGTCCGCTCACCCCGGCGATCACGACGGCGATCCGCGCATACGCGTTCGAGAACGTGGAACTCTGGAAGGCGAGCGAGCTCGTCGAGAAACCCCAAATGCGGGCCGTCCTTCATGAGCTCCTCGACATCGATCCAGGCGAAGCCCCGCGGGTGCGGGTCGCTGACGTGCCGGAGGACGTTGCTGACGAAGAGTCCGCATATGTAACCCAGCTTGTGGCGGTGTTCGCCGCAGCCAGTGGCGCGGCCTTCGCAACCTATTCGGAGGTCGTTGCCAACGCGACCTACGGCCCCCAAATCGTCAACGCCCGTCGACGGTACCTCGAACGCCAGGCGTTTCGACGCCATTTTCGTGACAACCTGCCGGCCAGCCAGATCGACAATGTCGACGAGGACGTGCACGAGACCGTGATCGATCGGTACCACGCGCTGGGCACGGCGCCCCCTTACGAGAGGCTTACGCAGATCATGGAAGTCGCCTCCTTCGCCCAGATTACCGGCGCGCTCGGGCGGCACAATCGCGTCACCCCAAGCGTCAAACAGGGCGCGTGCCACCACTTCGCGAATGTCGGACGCATGCCGTGGGCCTGA
- a CDS encoding PAS domain S-box protein → MPQDGNEAPAASPENAVAALQEQLAISRLVMEHAADAIFLLNASGETVYANPAAEAMFGWSKAELTGRKLHERVHDRHPDGRPYPMEDCPLGRVFFNGRSLRAHQDVFFHRDGRPVFVECSNAPVLRDGAVEGGVLIVRDVSDTRRAQQALAESEARFRTMADSAPVMMWVTDPDGHCTYLNRRWYEYTGQAPGAGEGLGWTDAIHPDDRNIARDAFLGANADRREYRVDFRLRRADGAYRWTLDAAAPRFGADGAYLGYVGSVIDIDDRREAAERLALNEERLRLALDVAEIGQWDVDVATSAIFWSPRVRAMFGVSADLPVTLDIFYEGVHPEDREKTRAAFEAAADPTRRLLYDVEYRTVGRDDNIIRWVAAKGRGLFDDAGRCVRVIGTAIDITARKAAQVALAESRARYQILFESIESGFCVVQVDLQSPGGRVDYRVLEANPAFYRQTGFPTEILGRWLRDAAPALEEKWFETYGRVARTGVPERFEQASDSLGRWFDVYAFRLGDAGDGRVAILFNDISARRDAEERLRALNESLESQVAERTADRDRIWRLTTDVILVARMDGIVTAVNPAWTALLGWREDELVGQCFLDLIHPDDRPATRAGAQLLAQGDTLHRFENRYRAKDGAYHWISWSAVPFEGLVHAVGRDVTAEKAAAAELDAAQEALRQAQKMEAMGQLTGGVAHDFNNLLTPIVGGLDMLQRKALGGEREQRLIAGAMQSAERAKTLVQRLLAFARRQPLQASAVDVGALVTGMADLVASTSGPQIRVAVETADAMPPARADANQLEMALLNLGVNARDAMPDGGTLRITADCESVAPGHRTNLAAGRYIRLSVADTGIGMDEATLKRAVEPFFSTKGVGKGTGLGLSSAHGLASQLGGALTIDSRPNVGTNVTLWLPVSADGSAADAAAKPPSSSTADAPQPAAATTGTALLVDDEDLVRISTADMLAELGYAVVEAASAEEAFRLLEDGLAPDLLVTDHLMPGINGTDLARSVRAERPQTSVLVISGYAENDGIDVDLPRLTKPFRKAELAAKLGELGEG, encoded by the coding sequence ATGCCGCAGGACGGGAACGAAGCACCGGCTGCGAGCCCGGAAAACGCGGTCGCCGCCCTGCAGGAGCAGCTCGCAATCTCGCGGCTGGTCATGGAACATGCCGCCGACGCCATCTTCCTGCTCAACGCTTCGGGGGAAACCGTCTACGCCAACCCCGCCGCCGAGGCGATGTTCGGCTGGAGCAAGGCGGAGCTCACCGGGCGCAAGCTCCACGAGCGCGTCCACGATCGCCATCCCGACGGCCGGCCCTATCCGATGGAGGACTGCCCGCTCGGCCGTGTCTTCTTCAACGGCCGAAGCCTCCGCGCGCACCAGGACGTCTTCTTCCACCGGGACGGCCGCCCCGTTTTCGTCGAATGTTCGAACGCGCCGGTGCTGCGCGACGGCGCCGTCGAAGGCGGCGTGCTCATCGTCCGCGACGTCTCCGACACCCGGCGCGCCCAGCAGGCGCTGGCCGAGAGCGAGGCGCGCTTCCGGACCATGGCCGACAGCGCCCCCGTGATGATGTGGGTCACCGATCCGGACGGGCACTGCACCTATCTCAACCGGCGCTGGTACGAATATACCGGACAGGCGCCCGGCGCCGGCGAGGGGCTCGGCTGGACCGATGCGATCCATCCCGACGACCGCAACATCGCGCGAGACGCCTTCCTCGGCGCCAATGCCGATCGCCGCGAATATCGCGTCGATTTCCGCCTGCGCCGCGCCGACGGCGCCTATCGCTGGACGCTCGACGCCGCCGCGCCGCGCTTCGGCGCCGACGGTGCCTATCTCGGCTATGTCGGCTCCGTCATCGACATCGACGATCGCCGCGAGGCCGCGGAACGGCTGGCGCTGAACGAGGAACGGCTGCGCCTCGCCCTCGACGTCGCCGAGATCGGCCAGTGGGACGTCGACGTCGCCACCAGCGCGATCTTCTGGTCGCCGCGCGTGCGGGCGATGTTCGGCGTCTCGGCCGACCTGCCGGTCACGCTCGACATCTTCTACGAAGGCGTCCACCCCGAGGATCGGGAAAAGACCCGCGCCGCCTTCGAAGCCGCCGCCGATCCGACACGCCGCCTGCTCTACGACGTCGAATATCGCACGGTCGGCCGCGACGACAACATCATCAGATGGGTCGCCGCCAAGGGCCGCGGCCTGTTCGACGATGCCGGCCGCTGCGTCCGCGTGATCGGCACCGCGATCGACATCACCGCCCGCAAGGCGGCGCAAGTCGCGCTCGCCGAAAGCCGGGCCCGCTACCAGATTCTGTTCGAATCGATCGAATCCGGCTTCTGCGTCGTCCAGGTAGACCTCCAATCGCCGGGCGGCCGCGTCGATTACCGCGTGCTGGAGGCCAACCCCGCTTTCTACCGCCAGACCGGCTTTCCCACCGAGATTCTCGGCCGTTGGCTGCGCGACGCCGCACCCGCGCTCGAGGAGAAATGGTTCGAGACCTACGGCCGGGTCGCCCGCACCGGCGTTCCGGAACGGTTCGAGCAGGCGTCGGACTCGCTCGGCCGCTGGTTCGACGTCTACGCCTTCCGCCTCGGCGATGCCGGCGACGGCCGGGTCGCCATCCTGTTCAACGACATCTCCGCCCGCCGCGATGCCGAGGAACGGCTGCGTGCGCTCAACGAGAGCCTCGAAAGCCAGGTCGCCGAGCGCACCGCCGATCGCGATCGCATCTGGCGGCTGACCACCGACGTCATCCTCGTCGCCCGCATGGACGGCATCGTCACCGCGGTGAATCCCGCCTGGACGGCGCTGCTCGGCTGGCGCGAGGACGAACTGGTCGGACAATGCTTTCTCGACCTCATCCATCCGGACGATCGCCCCGCCACGCGCGCCGGCGCCCAGCTTCTGGCCCAGGGCGACACCCTCCACCGCTTCGAAAACCGCTACCGGGCCAAGGACGGCGCCTATCACTGGATCTCGTGGAGCGCGGTGCCGTTCGAAGGCCTGGTCCACGCCGTCGGCCGCGACGTCACTGCCGAGAAAGCGGCCGCGGCCGAGCTCGATGCGGCGCAGGAGGCGCTCCGCCAGGCCCAGAAGATGGAGGCGATGGGCCAGCTCACCGGCGGCGTCGCCCACGATTTCAACAATCTGCTCACGCCCATCGTCGGCGGCCTCGACATGCTCCAGCGCAAGGCCCTGGGCGGCGAGCGCGAGCAGCGCCTGATCGCCGGCGCGATGCAATCGGCCGAGCGCGCCAAGACTCTGGTCCAGCGCCTGCTCGCCTTCGCCCGCCGCCAGCCGCTCCAGGCCAGCGCCGTCGACGTCGGCGCACTGGTCACCGGCATGGCCGATCTGGTCGCGAGCACGTCGGGTCCGCAGATCCGCGTCGCGGTCGAGACCGCCGACGCCATGCCGCCCGCCAGGGCGGACGCCAACCAGCTCGAAATGGCCCTCCTCAATCTCGGCGTCAACGCGCGCGATGCGATGCCGGATGGCGGCACCCTGCGCATCACCGCCGATTGCGAATCGGTCGCGCCCGGCCACCGCACCAACCTCGCGGCCGGCCGCTACATCCGCCTGTCGGTCGCCGACACCGGCATCGGCATGGACGAGGCGACCCTCAAGCGCGCGGTCGAGCCCTTCTTCTCCACCAAGGGCGTCGGCAAGGGCACCGGCCTCGGCCTCTCCAGCGCCCACGGCCTCGCCTCCCAATTGGGCGGCGCCCTCACCATCGACAGCCGCCCGAATGTGGGCACCAATGTCACCCTCTGGCTCCCGGTCAGCGCCGACGGCAGTGCCGCCGATGCCGCCGCGAAGCCGCCGTCGTCATCCACCGCCGACGCCCCGCAACCGGCCGCGGCGACGACCGGCACCGCTTTGCTCGTCGACGACGAGGATCTGGTGCGGATCAGCACCGCCGACATGCTCGCCGAGCTCGGCTATGCGGTCGTCGAGGCGGCCTCCGCCGAGGAAGCCTTCCGCCTGCTCGAAGACGGCCTCGCCCCCGATCTGCTGGTCACCGACCATCTCATGCCCGGCATCAACGGCACCGATCTCGCCCGCAGCGTCCGCGCCGAGCGGCCGCAGACGAGCGTGCTGGTGATTTCCGGCTATGCCGAGAATGACGGCATCGACGTCGATCTGCCGCGGTTGACCAAGCCGTTTCGCAAGGCGGAGCTGGCGGCGAAGCTGGGGGAATTGGGGGAGGGGTAG
- a CDS encoding MHYT domain-containing protein — MQGEHQLAFVMLALAAALLGAWVALDLQEQARAREGRARAPLLAAAGLALGMSIFVTHFMAMLGFSIAAGFGYDAAWTALSLLLALVGSTAAVAIAQRRPARPWKTSGAALVMGAAICAMHYVGMAAITGVAIVYDPAFVALSFLIAIAASWTALQFGTRRRAISARAAGALLLALAICGMHFAGMAAATFRVVPAAVRAEASLDGTALSLFVGGGSFVLLFLALIASGAARAHERQRLTRLQGELNRAARIAGMGAVATTLAHELNQPLTAAANYTFLVKHGLAKGSGVAEMREWVDKAEEQIRRAGEIIRKARAMISESGVSRSRVDLRASIDRCLELLRADAGLKEPDLRIEFDRGERLVHGDPVQVEQVLVNILRNAWQALAQQRQPRLTVRAQPAKDDFILLTLADNGPGLPQEDPEELFSALKGSGTGLGVGLSIARTIIEAHGGKLWAENNIGQGATFFLTLPAALPVAEDRDESVPPRLAAAG, encoded by the coding sequence ATGCAGGGTGAACATCAGCTGGCCTTCGTGATGCTGGCGCTGGCCGCGGCTCTGCTCGGCGCCTGGGTGGCGCTCGATCTGCAGGAACAGGCGCGGGCGCGGGAAGGCCGGGCACGAGCACCCCTGCTCGCCGCCGCCGGTCTCGCCCTCGGAATGAGCATCTTCGTCACGCATTTTATGGCGATGCTCGGCTTCTCGATCGCGGCGGGCTTCGGCTATGACGCCGCCTGGACGGCGCTCTCGCTGCTGCTCGCGCTGGTGGGAAGCACCGCCGCAGTCGCCATCGCCCAGCGCCGCCCGGCCCGCCCCTGGAAGACCTCCGGTGCCGCCCTCGTCATGGGCGCGGCGATTTGCGCCATGCATTATGTCGGCATGGCCGCGATCACCGGCGTCGCGATCGTCTACGATCCCGCCTTCGTCGCTTTGTCCTTCCTGATCGCGATCGCCGCTTCGTGGACGGCCCTGCAGTTCGGAACCCGGCGGCGCGCGATCTCGGCGCGCGCGGCGGGCGCGCTGCTGCTCGCGCTCGCCATCTGCGGGATGCATTTCGCCGGCATGGCCGCCGCCACCTTCCGAGTGGTCCCCGCCGCCGTCCGGGCCGAAGCAAGCCTCGACGGCACCGCGCTGTCGCTGTTCGTCGGCGGCGGATCCTTCGTCCTCTTGTTCCTTGCCCTGATCGCCTCGGGCGCCGCCCGCGCCCACGAACGACAGCGGCTGACGAGGCTGCAGGGCGAGCTCAACCGCGCCGCCCGCATCGCCGGCATGGGCGCCGTCGCCACCACCCTCGCGCACGAGCTCAACCAGCCGCTCACCGCGGCGGCCAATTACACCTTCCTGGTCAAGCACGGCCTCGCCAAGGGATCGGGCGTCGCCGAGATGCGCGAATGGGTCGACAAGGCGGAGGAACAGATCCGCCGCGCCGGCGAGATCATCCGCAAGGCGCGGGCGATGATCAGCGAAAGCGGCGTGTCGCGCAGCCGCGTCGATCTGCGCGCCAGCATCGATCGCTGCCTCGAGCTGCTGCGCGCCGACGCCGGCCTGAAGGAGCCCGATCTGCGCATCGAGTTCGATCGCGGCGAACGCCTGGTCCACGGCGATCCGGTCCAGGTGGAGCAGGTGCTGGTCAACATTCTCCGCAACGCCTGGCAGGCGCTCGCCCAGCAGCGGCAGCCGCGGCTCACCGTGCGTGCCCAGCCGGCGAAGGACGATTTCATCCTGCTCACCCTCGCCGACAACGGCCCCGGCCTTCCCCAGGAGGATCCGGAGGAATTGTTCTCGGCGCTGAAGGGCTCGGGCACCGGCCTCGGCGTCGGCCTCAGCATCGCCCGCACGATCATCGAGGCCCATGGCGGCAAGCTCTGGGCGGAGAACAATATCGGCCAGGGCGCCACCTTCTTCCTCACCCTGCCGGCGGCGCTGCCCGTCGCGGAGGATCGCGACGAATCCGTCCCGCCCCGCCTGGCGGCCGCCGGGTAA
- a CDS encoding TonB-dependent siderophore receptor: MRLASCLLLSCAAFNGAPALAAAASDEVVAAGDAAAAAAAESEAGAPDEIVVTGERDARRVLSKSDTPPLETPQPITVVTDDVFLAQGAVSVSDTLNYVAGATANPYGPDSRVDGVKVRGLDALQFRDGMRDVFSYYASIRADPYTFSQVELVRGPASALFGAGALGGLFNLSSKLPQFEAGGEIALRYGSFDRKEVLADLTGPITDELAGRIVARVRDSGTQTDHVADDRVLIAPSLTFAPSSDTSLTLLGLYQEDDGGSTAQFLPLVGTLLPNPNGKLDRDLFIGKPGWDRYDGRLLQGTAILDHRFSDQVRLSLKARYIDSDLDYFTHYPDSYSNPAAPYLDADQRIIGLYADANRARMEIFSTDNNLRVTFDTGAQIEHALLAGVDYSWNHVRKVAGFGYESIDIYDPDYASLSDYGGGLPEPSAPSEDIRQTQLGFYLQDQIRIADRVSVTLGVRHDQAEAKDALGGGSYDESATTFRAGVIGEIVAGVSPFVSYTESFEPIAGAASDGSPFKPKSGRQYEAGIKFQPAPNALVTVTAFHIKESNTPIDDAGTPDPFDQIQAGSLTSKGFEIEGRATLPGDLQLIANVSRNDAKLKDTGRQLENVPKTNASLWALKQATLASGMTLRIGGGVRYVGANRSFGAAFPDGIRTPSYTLVDAVAEIGWKQWSLGINAVNLFDKRFYSACLARGDCFQGQARNVFGTLSYRF, translated from the coding sequence ATGCGCCTTGCTTCTTGCCTGCTGCTCTCTTGCGCCGCCTTCAACGGCGCTCCGGCCCTTGCGGCCGCTGCGTCCGACGAGGTCGTCGCGGCGGGCGATGCCGCGGCGGCCGCGGCGGCAGAGAGCGAGGCGGGCGCGCCGGACGAGATCGTCGTCACCGGCGAGCGCGATGCGCGGCGGGTGTTGAGCAAGAGCGATACGCCGCCGCTGGAGACGCCGCAGCCGATCACTGTGGTAACGGACGACGTCTTCCTCGCCCAGGGCGCGGTGTCGGTCAGCGACACGCTCAACTATGTCGCGGGCGCGACCGCCAATCCGTACGGGCCCGACAGCCGGGTCGACGGGGTCAAGGTGCGCGGGCTGGACGCGCTCCAGTTTCGCGACGGGATGCGCGACGTCTTCTCTTATTATGCGAGCATCCGTGCCGACCCCTACACCTTCTCGCAGGTCGAGCTGGTGCGCGGGCCGGCCTCGGCTTTGTTCGGCGCGGGGGCGCTGGGCGGGCTGTTCAATCTCAGCTCGAAGCTGCCGCAGTTCGAGGCCGGCGGCGAGATCGCGCTGCGCTACGGCTCGTTCGACCGCAAGGAGGTGCTCGCCGATCTGACCGGGCCGATCACCGACGAGCTTGCCGGCCGGATCGTCGCCCGGGTCCGCGATTCGGGCACGCAGACCGATCATGTCGCCGACGACCGGGTGCTGATCGCGCCCTCGCTCACCTTCGCGCCGAGCAGCGACACCAGCCTCACCCTGCTCGGCCTCTACCAGGAGGATGACGGCGGCTCGACCGCGCAATTCCTGCCTCTGGTCGGCACCCTGCTGCCCAACCCGAACGGCAAGCTCGACCGCGACCTGTTCATCGGCAAGCCGGGCTGGGACCGCTATGACGGCCGCCTGCTGCAGGGGACGGCAATCCTCGACCACCGGTTCAGCGACCAGGTGCGGCTCAGCCTCAAGGCACGCTACATCGACAGCGACCTCGATTATTTCACCCATTATCCCGACAGCTATTCCAACCCGGCCGCGCCCTATCTCGACGCCGACCAGCGCATCATCGGCCTCTATGCCGACGCGAACCGGGCGCGGATGGAGATCTTCTCGACCGACAACAATCTGAGGGTGACCTTCGATACGGGTGCACAGATCGAGCATGCTCTGCTCGCCGGCGTGGACTACAGCTGGAACCACGTTCGCAAGGTTGCCGGCTTCGGCTATGAATCGATCGACATCTACGATCCCGATTATGCGAGCCTGTCCGATTATGGCGGCGGCCTGCCCGAGCCCTCCGCCCCGTCCGAGGACATCAGGCAGACTCAGCTCGGCTTCTACCTGCAGGACCAGATCCGGATCGCCGACCGCGTCTCCGTGACTCTCGGCGTGCGCCACGACCAGGCCGAGGCCAAGGATGCGCTCGGCGGCGGCAGCTATGACGAGAGCGCGACCACCTTCCGCGCCGGCGTGATCGGCGAGATCGTGGCGGGCGTGTCGCCCTTCGTCAGCTATACCGAGAGCTTCGAGCCGATCGCCGGCGCGGCGAGCGACGGCAGCCCGTTCAAGCCCAAGAGCGGCCGCCAATATGAAGCGGGGATCAAGTTCCAGCCGGCGCCGAACGCGCTGGTGACGGTGACCGCCTTCCACATCAAGGAAAGCAACACGCCGATCGACGATGCCGGCACGCCCGATCCGTTCGACCAGATTCAGGCGGGATCGCTGACCTCCAAGGGCTTCGAGATCGAGGGGCGCGCCACCCTGCCCGGCGACCTGCAGCTGATCGCCAATGTGAGCCGCAACGACGCCAAGCTGAAGGATACCGGCCGGCAGCTGGAGAACGTGCCGAAAACCAATGCCTCCTTGTGGGCGCTGAAGCAGGCGACTCTCGCCAGCGGCATGACGCTCCGGATCGGCGGCGGCGTCCGCTATGTCGGCGCCAACCGCTCGTTCGGCGCCGCCTTCCCCGACGGCATCCGCACGCCGAGCTACACTCTGGTGGACGCGGTTGCCGAGATCGGCTGGAAGCAATGGAGCCTCGGCATCAACGCGGTCAATCTGTTCGACAAGCGCTTCTACAGCGCGTGCCTTGCGCGCGGCGACTGCTTCCAGGGGCAGGCGCGCAACGTCTTCGGCACCCTGAGCTACCGCTTCTGA
- a CDS encoding PepSY domain-containing protein, with protein sequence MSAAPDPGTVKRALSAHAAIGLLAGALLYLVSLTGTLAVFYAEFQRVEQQGVPEMTAIAPEAVARGVAAMVATEAGKPKTTHLYVHMPVEDLPRATITTDNQAFHLRADGSLAQKEEIAWSDFLLQLHYLLNLPALFGILLVGALGVAMLALAVSGVVAHPRIFRDAFRLRARDANALADWHNRLSVWTLPFSVAIALTGAIIGTATLTGYAIASADHGGDLEKVYAPIYGAEAKPDPAPAPLPDVAAALRHMAAHHPDVVVSYAILHDPGTKGQHIQIVGEHQRRLIFGEYYGFDAAGQFQHRAGLADGAVGQQAAASLYRLHFGTFGGLPVKIAYFVFGAALTAICATGTFLWLGKRRRRGFDEPRLLAAWRGVVWGWPIALAASFVARIAIGNDAPLVPIFWGGAVLVVVAAVALARWRPLPRLLQGGLVAAIGADAVAAIV encoded by the coding sequence ATGAGCGCGGCGCCGGATCCGGGAACCGTCAAACGGGCGCTGTCGGCCCATGCCGCGATCGGGCTGCTCGCCGGCGCTTTGCTCTATCTGGTGTCGCTGACCGGCACGCTGGCGGTGTTCTACGCCGAGTTCCAGCGGGTGGAGCAACAAGGCGTGCCGGAGATGACGGCGATCGCGCCGGAGGCGGTGGCGCGCGGTGTCGCCGCAATGGTCGCGACCGAGGCGGGCAAGCCCAAGACCACTCATCTCTACGTGCACATGCCGGTGGAGGATCTGCCGCGGGCGACGATCACCACCGACAACCAGGCCTTTCATCTGCGCGCCGACGGCAGCCTCGCGCAGAAGGAGGAGATCGCCTGGTCCGACTTCCTGCTCCAGCTCCATTACCTGCTCAATCTGCCGGCGCTGTTCGGGATCCTCCTGGTCGGCGCGCTCGGCGTGGCGATGCTGGCGCTGGCGGTGTCGGGCGTCGTCGCGCATCCGCGCATCTTCCGCGACGCCTTCCGCCTGCGGGCGCGGGACGCCAATGCGCTCGCCGACTGGCACAATCGCCTGAGCGTCTGGACCCTGCCTTTCTCGGTCGCGATCGCGCTGACCGGGGCGATCATCGGCACCGCTACGCTCACCGGCTATGCGATCGCCTCGGCCGATCATGGCGGCGATCTCGAGAAGGTCTATGCGCCGATCTACGGCGCCGAGGCGAAGCCCGATCCGGCGCCGGCGCCGCTGCCCGACGTCGCTGCGGCGCTGCGGCACATGGCCGCGCACCATCCCGACGTGGTGGTGAGCTATGCGATCCTCCACGATCCGGGGACGAAGGGGCAGCATATCCAGATCGTCGGCGAGCATCAGCGGCGGCTGATCTTCGGCGAATATTACGGCTTCGACGCGGCCGGGCAATTCCAGCACAGGGCCGGGCTTGCCGACGGCGCGGTGGGGCAGCAGGCAGCGGCCTCGCTCTACCGCCTCCATTTCGGCACGTTCGGCGGGCTGCCGGTCAAGATCGCCTATTTCGTGTTCGGGGCGGCGCTGACGGCGATCTGCGCGACCGGCACCTTCCTCTGGCTCGGCAAGCGCCGGCGGCGCGGCTTCGACGAACCGCGGCTGCTGGCGGCGTGGCGCGGCGTCGTCTGGGGCTGGCCGATCGCGCTGGCGGCGAGCTTCGTCGCGCGGATCGCGATCGGCAACGACGCGCCGCTCGTTCCGATCTTCTGGGGCGGGGCGGTGCTGGTCGTCGTGGCGGCGGTGGCGCTGGCCAGGTGGCGGCCGCTCCCGCGCCTGTTGCAGGGCGGGCTGGTCGCGGCGATCGGCGCCGACGCGGTTGCGGCGATCGTCTGA
- a CDS encoding nuclear transport factor 2 family protein: MLGTIALLLTSLAPAPAAQHPHVDQVLARNRRLEAAIAAGDVATLRSLFAPEFRLQNSANEILTAEQVLEQFRSGATRFAGYEREVQAAYPSGESIVVLMGEEKVTRAGAPSAPIRRRFTSIWRKTPDGWRQIARQSTNVAAPEPR; this comes from the coding sequence ATGCTCGGCACGATCGCTTTGCTGCTCACGTCTCTCGCGCCCGCTCCGGCGGCGCAGCACCCCCATGTCGACCAGGTGCTCGCGCGCAACCGCAGGCTGGAGGCCGCGATCGCCGCAGGCGACGTCGCCACCTTGCGCAGCCTGTTCGCGCCCGAGTTCAGGCTTCAGAATTCGGCCAACGAGATCCTCACCGCGGAGCAGGTTCTCGAACAATTCCGCTCCGGTGCGACCCGCTTCGCCGGCTACGAACGGGAGGTGCAGGCCGCTTACCCCTCAGGCGAGTCGATCGTCGTGTTGATGGGCGAGGAGAAGGTCACCCGCGCCGGCGCGCCATCGGCGCCGATCCGCCGCCGCTTCACCAGCATCTGGCGCAAGACCCCCGACGGCTGGCGCCAGATTGCGCGCCAATCGACCAACGTCGCGGCTCCCGAGCCGCGCTGA
- a CDS encoding TfoX/Sxy family protein, whose amino-acid sequence MSIDEGLYSWIQEALAPLGSVSLRRMMGGATLYLDGIIFAILHDDTLWLKADAETDALWDEAGCERFSMTFKDGRVGTMDYRRAPADVYDDADALQHWSRLAVEAGTRGTAKRKPRKRKGGVAGQV is encoded by the coding sequence ATGAGCATCGACGAGGGCCTCTATTCCTGGATCCAGGAAGCGCTGGCGCCGCTCGGATCGGTGTCGCTGCGCCGCATGATGGGCGGCGCGACGCTCTATCTCGACGGCATCATCTTCGCGATCCTCCACGACGATACGCTCTGGCTCAAGGCCGATGCCGAAACCGACGCGCTCTGGGACGAGGCAGGCTGCGAGCGGTTCAGCATGACCTTCAAGGACGGCCGCGTCGGCACAATGGATTATCGCCGCGCGCCCGCCGACGTCTATGACGATGCCGACGCCCTGCAGCATTGGTCCCGCCTCGCCGTCGAAGCCGGCACCCGCGGCACCGCCAAACGCAAACCGCGCAAGCGCAAGGGCGGCGTTGCCGGGCAAGTCTGA
- a CDS encoding multidrug efflux SMR transporter — protein MTPLLAWILLCVGGLFEVGFTTCLRNAEGFRNIPWTLGFLASVTLSMGLLELAARTIPMGTAYAVWTGIGAAGTVIVGIWWFGEPATTIRLLLLLGLVGCIAGLRITAA, from the coding sequence ATGACCCCCCTCCTCGCCTGGATACTGCTCTGCGTCGGCGGCCTGTTCGAGGTCGGCTTCACCACCTGCCTGCGCAATGCCGAGGGCTTCCGCAACATCCCCTGGACCTTGGGCTTCCTCGCCTCGGTCACCTTGTCGATGGGCCTGCTCGAGCTCGCCGCCCGCACCATTCCGATGGGCACGGCCTATGCGGTGTGGACCGGTATCGGCGCCGCCGGCACGGTGATCGTCGGCATCTGGTGGTTCGGCGAGCCGGCCACCACCATCCGCCTGCTGCTGCTGCTCGGCCTGGTCGGCTGCATCGCCGGCCTCAGGATCACGGCCGCATGA